A window of Paenibacillus polygoni contains these coding sequences:
- a CDS encoding LysR family transcriptional regulator, which translates to MELRVLRYFLTVAREGSITAAANFLHVTQPTLSRQLKELEEELGKKLFIRKSHHIDLTEEGMILRKRAEEIMNMVIKVEEEFHSMEETIGGDVYIGGGETEAMKLIAQTIKSLQIKYPAIRYHIHSGNSDDVTEQLDKGLLDFGILIQPADLSKYNYINIPAKDVWGVVMRKDSPLAVKESIQKSDLIGVPLLLSRQAIKTGLSRNEFSEWFGQDYDKLNTMTTYNLVYNAAILVEEGIGYAVTLDKIANTSSDSNLCFRPLEPRLESGLNIVWKKHQVFSKAANIFFEEIKETFSKCKSDE; encoded by the coding sequence ATGGAATTAAGGGTTCTGCGCTATTTTCTCACGGTAGCAAGAGAAGGTAGTATAACAGCGGCAGCCAATTTTTTGCATGTAACACAACCCACTTTGTCGAGACAATTGAAAGAGCTCGAAGAGGAGCTAGGAAAGAAATTATTTATTCGTAAAAGTCACCATATTGATCTTACAGAGGAAGGCATGATCCTAAGAAAAAGAGCGGAAGAAATCATGAATATGGTCATTAAAGTGGAAGAGGAATTTCATTCCATGGAAGAAACGATTGGGGGAGATGTCTACATAGGGGGCGGAGAAACGGAGGCTATGAAATTAATAGCGCAAACCATAAAAAGTTTGCAGATCAAATATCCAGCGATTCGATATCACATTCATAGCGGAAACTCCGATGATGTGACAGAGCAACTTGATAAGGGATTACTTGATTTTGGAATTCTAATTCAACCAGCCGATTTGTCAAAATATAATTATATCAACATCCCGGCAAAAGATGTGTGGGGAGTTGTTATGAGAAAAGACAGCCCCCTAGCTGTAAAGGAAAGCATACAAAAGTCGGATTTAATAGGCGTTCCTCTCCTTTTATCAAGACAAGCTATTAAAACAGGACTGTCTAGGAATGAATTTTCGGAGTGGTTTGGGCAAGATTACGATAAATTAAATACGATGACGACATATAACCTAGTTTACAATGCTGCCATACTGGTTGAAGAAGGGATCGGTTATGCAGTTACCCTTGATAAGATTGCAAATACATCTAGTGATAGCAATCTTTGTTTTAGACCCTTAGAACCAAGACTTGAATCTGGATTAAATATCGTTTGGAAAAAACATCAAGTGTTTTCCAAGGCCGCCAATATTTTTTTTGAAGAGATTAAGGAGACCTTCTCCAAATGTAAATCGGATGAATAA
- a CDS encoding MFS transporter, whose amino-acid sequence MANQKKLLVFILTIGVFGILNTEMGVIGILPEIADRFHVSVSSAGWLVSIFAIGVAISGPIMPLLFSRFNRKKVMVFVLSIFVIANLISIFTTSFTVLLIARIIPALCHPVYCSLAFSVAADSVSKEEAPKAVAKVFIGVSAGMVVGVPIVSFIAGISNVQMAMVFFAIINIAVLIATILFVPSIPVKEKISYGKQLNVLKHANTWIAIIIVILINSAIFGVYSYLAEFLQTVTNVSTNITSLMLFIYGAANIIGNILAGRLLIDKPVKTIVALPFLMGATYILLFFAGQFTVPMALITLIWGILAGLAGNINQYVVTTAAEEAPDFANGLFLSACNIGTTIGAAAGGVFISGMGTQYVVLVGLLSLILTAVFILLRNYLNIKQMKGSVNLEN is encoded by the coding sequence TTGGCAAATCAAAAAAAGTTACTCGTATTTATTTTAACAATAGGCGTTTTCGGCATCCTGAATACGGAAATGGGGGTAATTGGAATCTTACCGGAGATCGCTGATCGCTTTCATGTTAGTGTATCTTCGGCTGGATGGCTGGTTAGTATTTTTGCGATCGGTGTTGCCATATCCGGACCTATTATGCCGTTACTGTTTTCAAGATTTAATAGAAAAAAAGTGATGGTATTTGTTCTCAGCATTTTCGTAATTGCAAACCTCATATCTATCTTTACAACTAGCTTCACTGTTCTATTAATTGCCCGAATTATCCCTGCTCTTTGTCATCCGGTATACTGTTCTCTGGCTTTTTCTGTCGCTGCTGATTCAGTCAGTAAGGAAGAAGCTCCAAAAGCAGTAGCGAAAGTTTTTATTGGTGTATCAGCAGGAATGGTTGTCGGTGTACCTATCGTAAGCTTTATTGCGGGGATATCCAACGTACAGATGGCGATGGTGTTCTTTGCTATTATTAACATTGCAGTACTCATAGCTACAATACTATTCGTACCGTCCATACCTGTTAAAGAGAAAATCTCTTACGGAAAACAGCTAAATGTATTAAAACATGCCAACACATGGATTGCGATTATCATTGTCATTTTAATTAATTCGGCTATATTTGGTGTTTACAGCTATCTAGCAGAATTTTTACAAACGGTAACCAATGTATCAACTAATATAACCAGCCTTATGTTATTCATTTATGGCGCAGCTAATATTATAGGAAATATCCTAGCTGGAAGATTACTTATTGATAAACCCGTTAAAACGATTGTAGCTCTTCCTTTTCTGATGGGAGCTACCTATATCCTATTGTTTTTCGCAGGACAGTTTACCGTACCAATGGCTCTTATAACATTGATTTGGGGAATATTAGCGGGACTAGCAGGTAACATCAATCAGTATGTCGTTACAACAGCAGCAGAAGAAGCTCCTGATTTCGCTAACGGTTTATTTTTATCAGCTTGTAATATAGGAACAACAATTGGCGCTGCAGCAGGCGGGGTATTTATATCCGGTATGGGTACACAATACGTGGTGTTAGTAGGATTATTGTCACTCATATTAACAGCAGTGTTTATCTTACTCAGGAACTACTTGAATATAAAACAAATGAAAGGTTCGGTTAATCTTGAGAATTAA
- a CDS encoding HAD family hydrolase, with protein sequence MNYKNILFDLDGTLTDPKIGITKSISYALNKMGITVESLEELEIFIGPPLAVTFKEFYAFDEDKTNTAIEYYREYFSVTGLYENEVYTGIKELLELLTKDTSNRLFVATSKPQVFAQQIIDHFELGSYFEYVCGSELDGTRSAKAEIIGYLLENFNLNPEETVMIGDRKYDIIGAQHHGINSIAVGYGFGSREELTDIQPTYLAKNIQELTELLSAEQMSHSQKR encoded by the coding sequence ATGAATTATAAGAATATATTATTTGACCTAGATGGAACTCTTACCGATCCGAAGATTGGAATTACAAAATCAATCAGCTATGCTCTAAACAAAATGGGAATCACGGTAGAAAGTTTAGAGGAACTTGAGATATTTATAGGACCTCCATTAGCTGTTACTTTTAAGGAATTTTATGCCTTTGATGAAGACAAGACGAATACCGCGATTGAATACTACCGGGAATATTTTAGTGTAACGGGTCTTTACGAAAACGAAGTGTACACCGGAATAAAAGAGCTATTGGAGCTGCTTACTAAGGATACGAGCAATCGTCTATTTGTAGCTACTTCAAAACCGCAGGTTTTTGCCCAGCAGATCATAGACCACTTTGAACTCGGTTCGTACTTTGAATATGTTTGCGGCAGTGAACTTGATGGAACGAGATCAGCCAAAGCAGAAATCATCGGTTATCTACTGGAGAACTTTAATCTGAATCCGGAAGAAACCGTCATGATTGGTGACCGTAAATATGACATCATAGGAGCACAACATCATGGAATTAACTCGATTGCTGTAGGTTATGGGTTTGGCAGCAGAGAGGAACTCACCGATATTCAGCCTACGTATCTAGCGAAGAACATTCAAGAACTTACTGAACTTCTCAGCGCAGAACAAATGTCACATAGCCAAAAAAGATAA
- a CDS encoding glycoside hydrolase family 53 protein, whose protein sequence is MTVLLSVSMLLLTLGTVGNSSVEAAPSFAKGADISWVAGMEAQGYKWKDKNGVTRDILEILKNDYQMNSVRIRVWVNPNMSDYASGYMNAEKASELAARAKKLGMSVMLTMHYSDSWADPGQQNKPYAWRNYTFEQLMDAVWSHTVYVMNTMKNKGVTPDWVQIGNETNDGMLWDDGKASVNMKNYAWLVNTGHNAVKSVSSSTKTIVHLANGDNGTVLDWNIGGLVANGANFDAVGLSLYPSSTDWSSAVTKTVTNAKLMVSKYGKEVLMSEIGMDYNQPTEAKNFITKIKTEFRNISGGKGLGVFYWEPQATPGYNGGYNKGAWQADGKPTIALDGFLN, encoded by the coding sequence ATGACCGTATTACTCAGCGTATCAATGCTGCTATTGACGCTAGGTACAGTAGGCAACTCGTCTGTTGAAGCTGCACCTAGTTTTGCAAAAGGAGCTGATATAAGCTGGGTGGCAGGAATGGAAGCACAGGGATATAAGTGGAAAGACAAAAACGGTGTCACTCGAGATATACTGGAAATATTGAAAAACGATTATCAAATGAACTCCGTTCGTATACGTGTATGGGTAAATCCAAATATGAGTGATTACGCAAGCGGTTACATGAATGCAGAGAAAGCATCAGAATTAGCCGCACGTGCAAAAAAACTAGGGATGAGTGTTATGCTTACCATGCATTACAGTGATTCTTGGGCAGACCCAGGACAGCAGAACAAACCCTATGCATGGCGCAATTATACATTTGAGCAGCTAATGGATGCGGTATGGTCTCATACGGTGTACGTGATGAACACGATGAAGAACAAAGGAGTTACACCAGATTGGGTGCAGATCGGTAACGAGACAAATGATGGAATGCTGTGGGATGACGGAAAAGCATCAGTCAATATGAAAAATTACGCTTGGCTTGTAAATACAGGTCATAATGCGGTTAAATCAGTTAGCAGCAGTACGAAGACCATCGTTCATCTAGCAAATGGTGATAACGGAACAGTACTTGACTGGAACATTGGAGGACTTGTTGCGAACGGAGCGAATTTTGATGCGGTGGGTCTATCTTTGTACCCGTCATCTACAGATTGGTCTAGCGCAGTAACAAAGACCGTAACAAATGCGAAACTTATGGTATCTAAATATGGTAAAGAAGTACTCATGTCCGAAATTGGAATGGACTACAATCAACCCACTGAGGCTAAAAACTTTATTACCAAAATTAAAACCGAGTTCCGCAATATCTCCGGTGGTAAAGGTTTAGGCGTATTCTACTGGGAACCGCAAGCTACACCTGGTTATAATGGGGGATACAATAAAGGAGCTTGGCAAGCAGATGGTAAACCAACTATCGCATTAGATGGATTTCTGAATTAA
- a CDS encoding macro domain-containing protein produces MVEIVRGDIAYAGEDIIGHLVTCKGIMGGSIAKQIKVEYPEAYSSYITLTNSEISLLGQVQLIQTKGKFIANLFGQKYYRRGILSKKQSCNKKALEKALMELRHFAESHQYSIALPYRMSFNRTGTEYRDILNIIHRVCADYPVTLYSIIDLENNSEEE; encoded by the coding sequence TTGGTTGAGATTGTAAGAGGCGATATTGCTTATGCTGGGGAGGATATCATTGGCCATTTGGTGACTTGTAAGGGAATTATGGGAGGCAGTATTGCAAAACAGATTAAAGTAGAATACCCAGAAGCTTATTCATCCTACATTACACTGACCAATAGCGAGATTTCACTATTAGGACAAGTCCAATTGATTCAGACCAAAGGAAAGTTTATCGCGAATCTCTTTGGACAGAAATATTATAGAAGAGGTATCTTATCTAAAAAGCAATCGTGTAATAAAAAAGCGTTAGAAAAAGCATTAATGGAACTTCGCCACTTTGCTGAGTCTCATCAATATTCTATCGCTTTACCTTATCGTATGAGCTTTAATCGGACGGGTACGGAGTACCGAGATATCCTCAATATAATACACCGGGTGTGCGCTGATTATCCGGTCACTCTATATTCTATTATTGATCTAGAAAATAACAGTGAGGAAGAGTGA
- a CDS encoding RNA polymerase sigma factor encodes MELKDRIHQILQGHVELFEQIVQEHQRSISTFCYFMLGDRQEAEDATQEVFFKAYRSLGNYRHDSEVLFKSWLYKIASNYCSSLLRRKKMWHLLMPLIRNEESEKSAEQIYSEQFDLHLHWLEDLNPGEKEMLALRVIEDKPFDEISEILGISPAAGRKRFERLKNKLNKNRTQWEAWKYEQRTES; translated from the coding sequence TTGGAATTAAAAGATCGTATTCATCAGATTCTCCAGGGACATGTGGAGTTATTTGAGCAGATTGTGCAGGAACATCAGCGAAGTATCTCTACCTTTTGTTATTTTATGCTTGGTGACCGGCAGGAAGCAGAAGATGCGACGCAGGAAGTGTTTTTTAAAGCTTACCGGAGTTTAGGCAATTATCGACATGACAGTGAAGTGCTTTTTAAATCATGGCTGTATAAGATTGCATCGAATTACTGCAGCAGTTTACTGCGAAGGAAGAAAATGTGGCATCTTCTCATGCCATTGATTCGTAATGAAGAATCCGAGAAAAGTGCCGAACAGATTTACTCTGAGCAATTTGATCTTCATCTGCACTGGCTTGAAGACTTAAATCCAGGCGAGAAAGAGATGTTAGCGCTGCGAGTCATCGAAGATAAGCCTTTTGATGAGATTTCTGAGATCTTAGGTATTAGTCCGGCAGCCGGGAGAAAGAGATTTGAACGATTGAAGAACAAACTAAATAAGAATAGAACCCAGTGGGAGGCTTGGAAGTATGAACAACGAACAGAAAGTTGA
- a CDS encoding VOC family protein: MISELTIQIRVSDFEEGLHWYTTLLQRTPDFIPHNGFAEWQVLPSCWLQVAEGIPSEGSGPIRFGVTSIEEERSRLKSELHMDHFEIYAREEVPAKWATFADPWGNRLGFFENINE, encoded by the coding sequence TTGATTTCTGAACTGACCATACAAATTCGAGTTTCGGATTTTGAAGAAGGGCTGCATTGGTATACAACGTTATTACAAAGGACACCTGATTTTATTCCTCACAACGGTTTTGCTGAATGGCAGGTCTTACCTAGTTGTTGGCTTCAAGTAGCCGAAGGTATTCCCTCTGAAGGAAGCGGCCCTATCCGGTTCGGGGTAACTTCAATTGAAGAAGAAAGAAGCAGATTGAAGAGTGAACTTCATATGGATCATTTTGAAATATACGCAAGAGAAGAGGTACCTGCTAAATGGGCTACTTTTGCAGATCCTTGGGGGAACCGGTTAGGTTTCTTTGAAAATATTAATGAGTAG
- a CDS encoding transglutaminase domain-containing protein: MFGYMKEFAEHYTMLLKYTNFTDTDQSISPSYEFTYQHPNDPHLRRLREQYHLNEAAGTGDEVSQIINLMKWVDQRLIHGNEPPPKNAHALSVLEMTEHRDMKVNCYVIATVLTEVYLSLGFPSRRIHCGSYDAYDLDSHVVTAVYSHQLRKWLYMDASWGVYVTDSEGVLMSPEEFRYHTASNVPLMIQSTHKNEEWRDFYKGYMAKNLFWFLCPCDSQFHYEGTNEKKEFCALVPEHYYPLELMTESSYRSSVHVTSVNSAFWRAPGV; the protein is encoded by the coding sequence ATGTTTGGGTATATGAAAGAATTCGCTGAGCACTACACCATGTTGCTGAAATATACTAATTTTACCGATACGGATCAGTCAATATCTCCATCTTATGAATTTACATATCAGCATCCAAATGATCCTCATCTTCGCAGGCTCCGCGAGCAATACCATTTGAACGAAGCAGCAGGTACAGGGGATGAAGTATCACAGATAATCAACTTGATGAAATGGGTCGACCAACGTCTGATCCATGGAAATGAACCTCCACCAAAAAATGCTCATGCTCTTTCTGTGTTAGAGATGACGGAACATAGAGATATGAAAGTGAATTGTTACGTAATAGCAACAGTACTAACTGAAGTTTACCTCAGTTTAGGTTTTCCCTCCCGCCGTATTCACTGTGGTTCGTATGATGCGTACGATCTGGACAGTCATGTGGTTACTGCCGTGTATTCGCATCAGCTTAGAAAATGGTTGTATATGGACGCTTCCTGGGGTGTTTATGTTACCGATTCTGAAGGAGTCTTAATGAGTCCAGAGGAATTCCGTTACCATACGGCGTCAAATGTCCCCCTCATGATTCAAAGCACACATAAGAATGAGGAATGGCGCGATTTCTATAAAGGCTATATGGCCAAAAATCTGTTTTGGTTTCTTTGTCCATGTGATAGTCAATTTCATTACGAAGGTACCAACGAGAAGAAAGAGTTCTGTGCCTTAGTACCGGAACATTATTATCCCCTTGAACTTATGACAGAATCTTCATATCGATCTAGTGTTCATGTCACATCAGTGAACTCCGCATTTTGGCGCGCTCCCGGAGTATAA
- a CDS encoding DeoR/GlpR family DNA-binding transcription regulator, whose translation MLAAERRQMIIDIANKDKRVLVSELSHKFQVTEETIRRDLEKLEKEGVLTRTYGGAIMNRHSNEDLPFYTRHATNLHIKQEIAQKALSYIHNGDTLMMDPSTSSIELLKILNMRQGLTVITSSIILQEFAASGHQIISTGGTLRAPSMSLVGTVAHETARKYHVDKFIMSCKALSLDHGIMDSNEAECELKRKMIQQAEQVILLADHTKFDRTAFVHLSHFDNIDVVITDQEPSDPWKQLFQEHEIELIY comes from the coding sequence ATGCTCGCAGCTGAAAGACGCCAGATGATCATCGACATTGCCAACAAGGATAAACGAGTACTCGTATCCGAACTTAGCCACAAATTTCAAGTCACCGAAGAGACCATACGGCGAGATTTAGAGAAACTGGAGAAAGAAGGAGTACTGACCCGGACCTATGGCGGAGCGATTATGAATCGGCATTCTAATGAAGATCTCCCCTTCTACACACGTCATGCTACCAATTTGCATATTAAACAAGAAATTGCACAGAAAGCGCTTTCTTATATTCATAATGGTGACACATTAATGATGGATCCAAGTACAAGTTCTATCGAACTACTGAAAATACTAAATATGCGCCAAGGTCTAACCGTAATTACAAGTTCAATTATACTTCAGGAATTTGCTGCTTCAGGTCACCAGATTATTTCTACGGGAGGTACGCTAAGAGCTCCTTCTATGTCATTAGTGGGAACCGTGGCGCATGAGACAGCCCGTAAATATCATGTAGACAAGTTTATTATGAGCTGTAAAGCCTTATCTCTTGATCACGGTATTATGGATTCTAATGAAGCAGAGTGTGAGCTTAAACGGAAAATGATTCAACAAGCGGAGCAGGTTATTCTTTTGGCTGATCATACTAAGTTTGATCGAACCGCTTTTGTTCATTTGTCTCATTTTGACAACATTGATGTCGTCATTACGGACCAAGAACCTTCGGACCCATGGAAACAACTATTTCAAGAACATGAGATTGAACTCATCTATTAA